A region from the Canis lupus dingo isolate Sandy chromosome 9, ASM325472v2, whole genome shotgun sequence genome encodes:
- the LOC112677096 gene encoding major allergen Can f 1, whose translation MKTLLLTIGFSLIAILQAQDPPALGKDTVAVSGKWYLKAMTADQEVPEKPDSVTPMILKAQKGGNLEAKITMLTNGQCQNITVVLHKTSEPGKYTAYEGQRVVFIQPSPVRDHYILYCEGELHGRQIRMAKLLGRDPEQSQEALEDFREFSRAKGLNQEILELAQSETCSPGGQ comes from the exons ATGAAGACCCTGCTCCTCACCATCGGCTTCAGCCTCATTGCGATCCTGCAGGCCCAGGATCCCCCAGCCTTGGGAAAGGACACTGTGGCT GTGTCAGGGAAATGGTATCTGAAGGCCATGACAGCAGACCAGGAGGTGCCTGAGAAGCCTGACTCAGTGACTCCCATGATCCTCAAAGCCCAGAAGGGGGGCAACCTGGAAGCCAAGATCACCATGCT GACAAATGGTCAGTGCCAGAACATCACGGTGGTCCTGCACAAAACCTCTGAGCCTGGCAAATACACGGCAT ACGAGGGCCAGCGTGTCGTGTTCATCCAGCCGTCCCCGGTGAGGGACCACTACATTCTCTACTGCGAGGGCGAGCTCCATGGGAGGCAGATCCGAATGGCCAAGCTTCTAG GAAGGGATCCTGAGCAGAGCCAAGAGGCCTTGGAGGATTTTCGGGAATTCTCAAGAGCCAAAGGATTGAACCAGGAGATTTTGGAACTCGCGCAGAGCG aaACCTGCTCTCCAGGAGGACAGTAG
- the LOC112677130 gene encoding beta-lactoglobulin-2: MRSLLLALALVCGIQAIVVPRTMEDLDLQKVAGTWHSMAMAASDISLLDAETAPLRVYIQELRPTPQDNLEIVLRKWEDNRCVEKKVFAEKTELATRFSIDYVEENQIFLLDTDYDNYLFFCMENTNAPQQSLMCQCLARTLEVNNEVIGKFNRALKTLPVHMQLLNPTQVEEQCLV, from the exons ATGAGGAGCCTCCTGCTTGCCCTGGCCCTCGTGTGTGGCATCCAGGCCATCGTCGTCCCCCGGACCATGGAGGACCTGGACCTCCAGAAG GTGGCTGGGACGTGGCACTCCATGGCCATGGCGGCCAGTGACATCTCCCTGCTGGATGCTGAGACCGCCCCTCTGAGAGTGTACATCCAGGAGCTGAGGCCCACCCCCCAGGACAACCTGGAGATTGTTCTGCGCAAATG GGAGGACAACAGATGTGTTGAGAAGAAGGTCTTTGCAGAGAAAACCGAACTTGCAACCAGGTTCAGCATCGACT ATGTGGAGGAGAACCAGATCTTCCTGCTGGACACGGACTATGACAACTACCTGTTCTTCTGCATGGAGAACACGAACGCCCCCCAGCAGAGCCTCATGTGCCAGTGCCTGG ccaGGACCCTGGAGGTTAACAACGAGGTCATAGGGAAATTCAACAGAGCCCTCAAGACTCTGCCCGTGCACATGCAGCTCTTGAACCCCACCCAGGTGGAAG AGCAGTGCCTCGTCTAG